One genomic region from Pseudomonas hormoni encodes:
- a CDS encoding pilin produces the protein MNTQKGFTLIELLIVVAIIGILASVALPQYSKYQSRAKVTAGLAEISALKVPYEDIMNQGTTPTLALLGVSATTGNCTIAVAGTITTGVGSIGCTILNANGQVAGKTITLSRALAGGWTCKSTVPKEYAPNGCPGV, from the coding sequence ATGAATACTCAAAAAGGTTTTACCCTGATCGAGCTGTTGATCGTGGTGGCGATCATCGGGATTCTGGCGTCGGTTGCGCTGCCGCAGTATTCGAAGTATCAGTCGCGGGCGAAGGTCACCGCCGGTCTTGCTGAAATATCGGCATTGAAGGTCCCCTACGAAGACATTATGAATCAAGGCACCACCCCCACCCTCGCTCTGCTCGGCGTTAGCGCGACCACAGGCAATTGCACGATTGCGGTGGCGGGCACCATCACTACTGGTGTTGGCAGTATTGGCTGCACGATCCTCAATGCAAACGGTCAGGTGGCCGGCAAGACCATAACGCTTTCGCGGGCGCTGGCCGGTGGCTGGACTTGTAAATCGACCGTACCCAAAGAGTACGCGCCTAACGGTTGCCCTGGCGTCTGA
- a CDS encoding oxygenase MpaB family protein — MEFIRSRIETQVMSLTGLSLGKLDLENPKGDPGLFGPDSVSWQVHGDFSSMLIGGISALMLQALHPLALAGVWDHSNFREDMLGRLRRTGQFISGTTFGSRQDADWLIEKVRTIHLQVTGTAPDGRPYAASNPDLLTWVHVAEVSNFLAAHLRYRNPHLSAADQDRYYNEIALIAERLGARGVPRSRQEIADYLERIRPQLLCDDRSREVLRLLLNAPAPSRLAKPFGGLMMQAGIDLLPDWASDMLGVRQTPLQRTLIRASVNRSAPMLRWAVRNGSVHRAKRRMGLLT; from the coding sequence ATGGAATTCATCCGCAGCCGCATCGAAACCCAGGTCATGAGCCTCACCGGTCTGTCCCTCGGCAAGCTCGACCTGGAAAACCCCAAGGGCGATCCTGGCCTGTTCGGTCCCGACTCGGTGAGTTGGCAGGTTCACGGCGACTTCAGCAGCATGCTCATCGGCGGTATCAGCGCGCTGATGCTGCAAGCCCTGCACCCATTGGCGCTGGCCGGGGTCTGGGACCATTCGAATTTTCGCGAGGACATGCTCGGTCGCCTGCGCCGCACCGGGCAGTTCATTTCCGGCACCACGTTCGGCTCGCGCCAGGATGCGGACTGGCTGATCGAGAAAGTGCGCACCATCCACCTGCAAGTGACCGGCACCGCGCCGGATGGTCGGCCTTACGCCGCGAGTAATCCCGATCTGCTGACCTGGGTGCACGTAGCCGAGGTCAGCAATTTTCTCGCGGCGCATTTGCGTTACCGCAATCCGCACCTGTCTGCGGCCGATCAGGACCGTTACTACAATGAAATCGCCTTAATCGCCGAACGACTCGGTGCTCGTGGTGTGCCCCGTTCGCGACAGGAAATAGCCGATTACCTTGAGCGCATACGTCCACAACTGCTGTGCGACGATCGCAGTCGCGAGGTGTTGCGACTGCTGTTGAACGCCCCGGCCCCCAGCCGTCTGGCCAAGCCGTTCGGCGGGTTGATGATGCAGGCCGGCATCGACCTGCTGCCGGATTGGGCGAGTGACATGCTGGGCGTCCGCCAGACTCCGCTGCAACGCACGCTGATCCGCGCCAGCGTCAACCGCAGTGCACCGATGCTGCGATGGGCCGTGCGTAATGGCTCGGTGCATCGGGCGAAGCGGCGGATGGGATTGTTGACCTGA
- a CDS encoding class I SAM-dependent rRNA methyltransferase has product MSSLNQALRAALDHRQDLLAELHQQGTDCYRLFHGSQEGAGGLTIDRYGPQLLVQSFHQALERDALLQLHEAINQHLGFETLLVYNDRSRGNSRIDREDTVYRADEAALQDLVGHEWGLNYRVRGRHAGQDPLLFLDLRNTRGWVKEHSQHKSVLNLFAYTCGVGLSAAAGGASEVCNLDFAEGNLAVGRENGLLNPQLPTMQFIQSDYFPAIRQLAGLPISQRRGQKLPSYQRLEQRQYDLVLLDPPAWAKSAFGTVDLLRDYQSLLKPALLTTADNGVLICCNNLAKVSMDDWREQVLRCAEKAGRPVREWTVMKPGGDFPSLDQQPPLKTLILQL; this is encoded by the coding sequence ATGTCTTCCTTGAATCAGGCGCTGCGCGCCGCCCTCGATCATCGCCAGGACCTGCTTGCCGAACTGCATCAGCAAGGCACCGATTGCTATCGCCTGTTCCATGGCAGCCAGGAAGGTGCTGGCGGCCTGACCATCGACCGCTACGGCCCGCAACTGTTGGTGCAGAGCTTTCACCAGGCACTGGAGCGCGATGCCCTGCTGCAACTGCACGAAGCGATCAATCAACACCTGGGCTTCGAGACTCTGCTGGTCTACAACGACCGCTCCCGGGGCAACTCGCGCATCGACCGCGAAGACACCGTTTACCGCGCCGATGAAGCCGCCCTGCAAGACCTGGTCGGCCACGAATGGGGCCTGAACTATCGGGTCCGTGGCCGCCACGCCGGTCAGGACCCGTTGCTGTTCCTCGACCTGCGCAACACCCGCGGCTGGGTCAAGGAACACAGCCAGCACAAAAGCGTGCTGAACCTGTTTGCCTACACCTGCGGCGTCGGCCTGAGCGCTGCGGCCGGTGGCGCAAGCGAAGTGTGCAACCTGGATTTCGCCGAGGGCAATCTGGCGGTTGGCCGCGAAAACGGTCTGCTCAATCCGCAGTTGCCGACCATGCAGTTCATCCAGTCCGATTACTTCCCGGCCATTCGCCAGCTCGCCGGTCTGCCCATCAGCCAGCGCCGCGGGCAGAAATTGCCGAGCTATCAACGCCTGGAACAACGTCAATACGACCTGGTGTTGCTGGACCCACCGGCCTGGGCCAAGAGCGCTTTCGGCACCGTCGACCTGCTGCGCGACTACCAGAGCCTGCTCAAACCCGCGCTGCTGACAACCGCCGACAATGGCGTGCTGATTTGCTGCAACAACCTGGCAAAAGTCAGCATGGACGACTGGCGCGAACAGGTATTGCGTTGCGCCGAGAAAGCCGGGCGACCGGTGCGCGAGTGGACGGTGATGAAACCGGGCGGCGATTTCCCGTCCCTGGATCAACAGCCACCGCTGAAAACCCTGATCCTGCAACTCTGA
- a CDS encoding prepilin peptidase, with product MPLNEILTVYPLAFVVIALTVGLLVGSFLNVVIWRLPKMLAREWRLQAYDILGLPGDTPQPTYNLMLPHSQCPHCGHRIRAWENIPVLSYVFLRGRCSSCATPISKRYPLTELACGLLSAFIAWHFGFGWQAVMVLMLSWGLLAMSLIDAEHQLLPDVLVLPLLWLGLIVNSFELFVPLTEALWGAIAGYMALWSVFWLFKLITGKDGIGHGDFKLLAMLGAWGGWQILPLTLLLSSLVGAVIGVILLSLRNAKTSTPIPFGPYLAIAGWIALLWGGQITGFYWQFVGLK from the coding sequence ATGCCCTTGAACGAAATCCTGACCGTGTACCCGTTGGCGTTTGTCGTCATTGCACTGACGGTCGGCTTGCTGGTCGGCAGCTTCCTCAACGTGGTGATCTGGCGCCTGCCGAAAATGCTCGCGCGCGAGTGGCGACTGCAGGCCTACGACATTCTGGGCCTGCCGGGCGATACGCCGCAGCCGACCTATAACCTGATGCTGCCCCACTCCCAGTGCCCGCACTGTGGGCACAGGATCCGCGCTTGGGAAAACATTCCGGTGCTCAGTTATGTGTTTTTACGTGGGCGATGCTCGAGTTGCGCAACGCCCATCAGCAAACGCTATCCATTGACCGAACTGGCCTGCGGCCTGCTGTCAGCGTTCATCGCCTGGCATTTCGGTTTCGGTTGGCAGGCCGTGATGGTGCTGATGTTGAGTTGGGGTTTGTTGGCCATGAGCCTGATCGACGCCGAGCATCAACTGTTGCCGGATGTACTGGTGCTGCCGCTGCTGTGGCTGGGATTGATCGTCAACAGCTTCGAGTTGTTCGTGCCATTGACTGAGGCACTGTGGGGCGCAATTGCGGGCTACATGGCGCTGTGGTCGGTGTTCTGGCTGTTCAAGCTGATCACCGGCAAGGATGGCATCGGCCACGGCGATTTCAAGCTGTTGGCCATGCTGGGCGCCTGGGGTGGCTGGCAGATTTTGCCGCTGACCCTTTTGTTGTCATCTCTGGTCGGAGCCGTTATCGGCGTTATTTTGCTGAGCCTGCGCAACGCGAAAACCTCGACGCCGATCCCCTTCGGTCCCTATCTGGCGATTGCCGGCTGGATTGCCTTGCTCTGGGGTGGTCAAATAACCGGCTTCTATTGGCAGTTTGTCGGTTTGAAATGA
- the coaE gene encoding dephospho-CoA kinase (Dephospho-CoA kinase (CoaE) performs the final step in coenzyme A biosynthesis.), with translation MNTPVEKPWILGLTGGIGSGKSAAAQHFIDLGVHVVDADHAARWVVEPGRPALTRIAEHFGPGVLQADGQLDRAALRKLIFEVPEQRLWLEALLHPLIAREIADHLGKAQSSYAILVSPLLIESGQYAMTQRVLVIDAPEQLQIERTLQRDNTSEQQVQAILKAQSSREDRVSHADDVVVNDRDLAWLHSEVERLHHFYLTLRGGQS, from the coding sequence ATGAATACCCCTGTGGAAAAACCCTGGATTCTCGGCCTGACCGGCGGCATCGGCAGCGGCAAAAGCGCGGCCGCCCAGCACTTCATCGACCTGGGCGTGCACGTGGTCGATGCCGATCATGCGGCGCGCTGGGTCGTAGAACCCGGTCGCCCGGCACTGACCCGGATCGCCGAACATTTCGGCCCCGGCGTGTTGCAGGCCGACGGTCAACTGGATCGTGCGGCGTTGCGCAAACTGATCTTCGAAGTGCCTGAGCAACGCCTCTGGCTCGAGGCGCTTTTGCATCCGCTGATCGCCAGGGAAATCGCCGATCACTTGGGCAAGGCACAATCGTCTTACGCGATTCTGGTTTCGCCGTTGCTGATCGAGTCCGGGCAGTACGCCATGACTCAGCGTGTGCTGGTGATCGATGCACCCGAACAGTTACAGATCGAACGCACCCTGCAGCGCGACAACACCAGCGAACAGCAGGTCCAGGCGATCCTCAAGGCGCAATCCAGCCGCGAGGATCGTGTGAGCCATGCCGACGATGTGGTGGTCAACGACCGCGACCTCGCCTGGCTGCACAGCGAGGTCGAACGCCTGCATCACTTTTACCTAACATTGCGTGGAGGCCAGTCATGA
- a CDS encoding DUF2845 domain-containing protein — protein sequence MIRQLLFGLALALAASQASAADTLRCGSQLVSVGDRSSEVLQKCGEPVSRDLLGYKRSANRREEFQVEEWTYGPSGGMYQYLRFEGNRLKQITSKRGN from the coding sequence ATGATCAGACAATTGCTGTTCGGCCTGGCGCTGGCACTGGCGGCCAGTCAGGCTTCGGCCGCCGATACCCTGCGCTGCGGCAGTCAGTTGGTCAGCGTCGGGGACAGGTCCAGCGAGGTGCTGCAGAAGTGCGGTGAACCGGTCAGCCGCGATCTGTTGGGCTACAAGCGCAGTGCCAATCGGCGGGAAGAATTCCAGGTCGAGGAATGGACCTACGGGCCTAGCGGCGGGATGTATCAGTACCTGCGGTTTGAAGGGAATCGGTTGAAGCAGATCACCAGCAAGCGCGGTAATTGA
- a CDS encoding DUF748 domain-containing protein — protein MKPHMPKGLIRAIGALLTALALYSLLGFLILPGIALRVANQQLANYATTPATIQRIELNPFSLEVTLWGLIIGEPGKEQVGFERLYANLQIDSLWTKALHLSDIELDKPKTEILFGKDGKLNLLGLFKIPASEPTPADPNAKPFPLRVERIKLADGAVHFKDDRPSEAIEFLYDKLDFELKNLSTLPEDSADMTLVAIGPNGGQLDWTGNFSLIPIASEGKLKVTDGQMKAFWPYVRDALPLVLENGVLNLSTDYKLNLSKETELLLSNVAVSVAPFAINAPDGRPLAKLARLDITDTTVDLAKQQVVVGKIRSNKLETWAALEADGQLDWQKLFASQPSKEAAKAKAEPVSTPAAADSPKTPAAPSKPWQVLLKDVQLRDYQVHLADRKAQPAVTLDLNPLNLDLQNFDSLNGSPFTLKLDTGVGKQGKITADGEVNLAPVSARLNVQTKDIDLRVAQSYINPFIRLELRSGMLGSDLAVNLKSTEPLALSVTGRAQIDQLHTLDTLKTRDFLKWQQVVLEGLNYQHGDSLSIDRINLFQPYVRFMINDDRTTNVDDLLIPQPPDSGAKTAAAKPAASKDKPLGIHIGGIAINDGSANFADFSLTPNFATAVQQLNGQIGTIDSRQAKPATVDIKGKVDRYAPVTIKGSVNPFDPMASLDIATSFKRVELTTLTPYSGKFAGYRIRKGRLNLDLHYLITKGQLKAENKVVVEQLQLGEKVDSPDAVSLPLKLAIALLKDVDGKISIELPVTGDLNNPQFSVMPIVWQTLRNLIVKAAAAPFKMIGGLVSGGGSEDLGTVSFAPGSSDLSKEAEGSLVKLSQALKERPALRLEIEGTAAAKSDGPLIAEQRLEREYQYNYYKMLQRRGDKVPAQASLLQVPDGEKDPLLEGIYRTRLKTQPPAEWKDLGKEERTVKMRADVIKFWSTSDVLLRQLGQDRASSIKDYLVDKGQLADERVYFIDASLGEPESDGKVVTPLHLDAE, from the coding sequence ATGAAGCCACACATGCCCAAAGGATTGATCCGCGCTATCGGCGCCTTGTTGACTGCTCTGGCCCTCTACAGCCTGCTGGGGTTTCTGATTTTGCCGGGCATCGCATTGCGGGTGGCCAACCAACAATTGGCCAACTACGCCACGACGCCCGCGACCATTCAGCGAATCGAACTCAACCCCTTCAGTCTTGAAGTCACCCTGTGGGGCCTGATCATCGGCGAGCCGGGCAAGGAACAGGTCGGCTTCGAACGCCTGTACGCCAACCTGCAGATCGACAGCCTGTGGACCAAAGCGCTGCATCTGTCCGATATCGAACTGGACAAACCCAAGACCGAAATCCTCTTCGGCAAGGACGGCAAACTCAATCTGCTCGGCCTGTTCAAAATCCCCGCCAGCGAACCGACCCCGGCCGACCCGAACGCCAAACCGTTTCCACTGCGCGTAGAGCGGATCAAACTGGCCGACGGTGCCGTGCACTTCAAGGATGACCGTCCCAGCGAAGCTATCGAGTTCCTCTACGACAAACTCGATTTCGAGCTGAAAAACCTCAGCACCCTGCCCGAAGACAGCGCCGACATGACCCTTGTGGCCATCGGCCCGAACGGTGGGCAGCTCGACTGGACCGGCAATTTCAGCCTGATCCCGATCGCCTCCGAAGGTAAGCTGAAAGTCACCGACGGTCAGATGAAAGCCTTTTGGCCCTATGTGCGTGACGCGCTGCCGCTGGTGCTGGAAAACGGCGTGCTGAACCTGAGCACCGACTACAAACTCAATCTGTCCAAGGAAACCGAACTGCTGCTGAGCAACGTCGCGGTCAGCGTGGCGCCTTTCGCCATCAACGCCCCGGACGGTCGACCGCTGGCGAAGCTCGCGCGACTGGACATCACCGACACCACGGTGGACCTGGCCAAACAGCAAGTAGTGGTTGGTAAAATCCGCAGCAATAAATTGGAAACCTGGGCGGCGCTTGAAGCTGACGGCCAACTCGACTGGCAGAAGCTGTTCGCCAGCCAACCGTCCAAGGAAGCCGCGAAAGCCAAAGCCGAACCCGTCAGCACGCCAGCAGCAGCCGACTCGCCGAAAACCCCTGCCGCGCCAAGCAAGCCTTGGCAGGTGTTGCTCAAAGACGTGCAACTGCGCGATTACCAGGTGCACCTGGCCGATCGAAAAGCGCAACCCGCCGTGACGCTGGACCTGAACCCGCTGAACCTGGACCTGCAGAATTTCGACAGTCTCAATGGATCGCCCTTTACCCTCAAGCTCGACACCGGCGTAGGCAAGCAAGGCAAGATCACCGCGGATGGCGAGGTCAATCTGGCCCCGGTCAGCGCCAGACTCAACGTGCAGACCAAGGACATCGACCTGCGGGTTGCCCAGTCCTACATCAACCCGTTCATTCGCCTCGAACTGCGCAGCGGCATGCTTGGCAGCGACCTGGCGGTCAACCTGAAAAGCACCGAGCCGCTGGCGCTCAGCGTGACAGGACGCGCGCAGATCGATCAACTGCACACCCTCGACACCCTGAAAACCCGCGACTTCCTCAAATGGCAGCAGGTGGTGCTCGAAGGCTTGAATTATCAACACGGCGACAGCCTGTCGATCGACAGGATCAACCTGTTCCAACCCTATGTGCGCTTCATGATCAACGATGACCGCACCACCAACGTCGATGACCTGCTGATCCCCCAGCCGCCTGACTCCGGTGCCAAAACGGCCGCCGCCAAACCGGCCGCCAGCAAGGACAAACCGCTGGGCATCCATATCGGTGGCATTGCCATCAATGACGGCTCGGCCAACTTTGCCGACTTCAGTTTGACCCCGAATTTCGCTACCGCCGTGCAACAACTCAACGGCCAGATCGGCACCATCGACAGCCGTCAGGCGAAACCGGCGACCGTGGATATCAAAGGTAAGGTCGATCGTTATGCACCGGTGACCATCAAGGGTTCGGTCAATCCGTTCGATCCGATGGCCAGCCTCGACATCGCCACCAGTTTCAAACGGGTGGAACTGACCACGCTGACGCCCTACTCCGGCAAGTTCGCCGGCTACCGAATCCGCAAGGGCCGGCTCAATCTCGACTTGCATTACCTGATCACCAAAGGTCAGCTCAAGGCTGAAAACAAAGTGGTGGTCGAGCAGTTGCAGCTCGGTGAAAAGGTCGACAGCCCGGACGCAGTCAGCCTGCCGTTGAAACTGGCGATTGCCCTGCTCAAGGACGTCGACGGCAAGATCTCCATCGAACTGCCGGTCACCGGCGACCTCAACAATCCACAGTTCAGCGTTATGCCGATTGTCTGGCAGACCCTGCGCAACCTGATCGTCAAGGCCGCCGCTGCGCCGTTCAAAATGATCGGCGGACTGGTCAGTGGCGGTGGTTCGGAAGACCTGGGCACCGTGTCGTTCGCGCCGGGCTCAAGCGACCTGAGCAAGGAGGCCGAGGGTTCCTTGGTCAAGCTGTCCCAGGCCCTCAAGGAACGCCCGGCCCTGCGCCTGGAAATCGAAGGCACCGCTGCCGCCAAGAGCGATGGCCCGCTGATCGCCGAGCAACGCCTGGAACGGGAATACCAGTACAACTACTACAAAATGCTCCAGCGGCGCGGCGACAAGGTGCCGGCGCAAGCCTCGTTGCTGCAAGTACCGGACGGCGAGAAAGACCCGCTGCTGGAAGGCATCTACCGCACTCGCCTGAAAACCCAGCCGCCCGCCGAATGGAAGGATCTGGGCAAGGAAGAACGCACCGTGAAAATGCGCGCGGACGTGATCAAGTTCTGGAGTACCAGCGACGTGCTGTTGCGCCAACTCGGCCAGGATCGCGCCAGCAGCATCAAGGATTATCTGGTCGACAAGGGTCAGTTGGCCGATGAGCGCGTATATTTCATCGACGCCAGCCTCGGCGAACCGGAAAGTGACGGTAAGGTGGTGACACCACTGCATCTGGACGCCGAATGA
- a CDS encoding type II secretion system F family protein, protein MAVKAAKISVYAWEGTDKKGTKMTGELTGQNPALIKAQLRKQGINPGKVRKKSASILSLGQRIKAHDIALFTRQMATMMKAGVPLLQSFDIIGEGFDNPAMRKLVDEVKQEVAAGNSFAAALRKKPQYFDELYCNLVDAGEQAGALDTLLERVATYKEKSESLKAKIKKAMTYPLAVVIVAIIVTGILLIKVVPQFKSVFEGFGAQLPAFTLMVISLSQFLQDWWWLMLGVLIPVIFGVRHAFKKSQGFRDWTDTWLLKLPLVGALMYKSAVARYARTLSTTFAAGVPLVEALESVAGATGNIVFKRAVLRIKQDVSTGMQLNFSMRTSGVFPNMAIQMTAIGEESGALDDMLDKVASFYEAEVDNMVDNLTSLMEPFIMVVLGVIVGGLVVAMYLPIFQLGNAI, encoded by the coding sequence ATGGCGGTCAAAGCAGCGAAAATCAGTGTGTACGCCTGGGAAGGCACCGATAAAAAAGGCACGAAAATGACCGGCGAACTCACCGGTCAGAACCCGGCGTTGATCAAGGCGCAATTGCGCAAGCAAGGCATCAACCCCGGTAAGGTGCGCAAGAAATCCGCATCGATTCTCAGCCTCGGCCAACGCATCAAGGCGCATGACATTGCCCTGTTCACCCGGCAGATGGCGACCATGATGAAAGCCGGTGTGCCGCTGTTGCAGTCGTTCGACATCATTGGCGAAGGCTTCGATAACCCGGCCATGCGTAAACTGGTGGACGAAGTGAAACAGGAGGTCGCGGCGGGTAACAGCTTCGCCGCGGCCCTGCGCAAAAAGCCCCAGTATTTCGACGAGCTCTATTGCAACCTGGTGGATGCCGGCGAGCAGGCCGGCGCGCTGGACACCCTGCTGGAGCGCGTCGCGACCTACAAGGAAAAGAGCGAAAGCCTCAAGGCCAAAATCAAGAAAGCCATGACTTATCCGCTGGCCGTGGTGATCGTCGCGATCATCGTCACCGGGATTCTGCTGATCAAGGTGGTGCCGCAGTTCAAGTCGGTGTTTGAAGGTTTTGGTGCCCAACTGCCTGCGTTCACGTTGATGGTCATCAGCCTGTCGCAGTTCCTGCAGGATTGGTGGTGGTTGATGCTTGGCGTGCTGATCCCTGTGATATTCGGTGTGCGCCACGCCTTCAAGAAATCTCAGGGCTTTCGGGACTGGACAGACACCTGGCTGCTGAAACTGCCGCTGGTTGGCGCGTTGATGTACAAATCCGCCGTGGCCCGTTACGCCCGTACACTGTCGACCACCTTCGCCGCCGGCGTCCCGCTTGTGGAGGCGCTGGAGTCAGTGGCGGGCGCGACCGGCAACATCGTGTTCAAGCGTGCGGTGCTGCGCATCAAGCAGGATGTGTCGACGGGGATGCAGCTGAACTTCTCCATGCGCACCTCCGGCGTCTTTCCGAACATGGCGATTCAGATGACGGCCATTGGCGAAGAGTCCGGCGCACTGGACGACATGCTCGACAAGGTCGCCAGTTTCTATGAGGCCGAGGTCGACAACATGGTCGATAACCTCACCAGCCTGATGGAACCGTTCATCATGGTGGTGCTGGGTGTTATCGTCGGCGGCCTGGTGGTTGCGATGTACCTGCCCATCTTCCAACTCGGCAATGCGATCTGA
- a CDS encoding BON domain-containing protein has translation MKKFAIAAAAATALTLTMANAAFAQTQVTQAPMTLAAGEVTKAKEATSDTWITTKVKSDLVTEKGIPGTDIKVETNKGVVSLSSTVAVTDAQKATAVAITKKIKGVKAVSADGLKAE, from the coding sequence ATGAAGAAGTTCGCTATCGCTGCCGCTGCTGCTACCGCTCTGACCCTGACCATGGCCAACGCTGCATTTGCACAGACCCAAGTCACCCAAGCGCCAATGACCCTGGCTGCCGGAGAAGTGACCAAGGCCAAGGAAGCTACCTCCGATACCTGGATCACCACCAAAGTCAAAAGTGACCTGGTTACCGAAAAAGGCATTCCTGGTACCGACATCAAAGTCGAAACCAACAAAGGTGTTGTATCCCTGTCGTCTACCGTCGCGGTGACTGACGCTCAGAAAGCCACTGCTGTGGCCATCACCAAGAAAATCAAAGGCGTCAAAGCGGTCTCCGCTGACGGCCTGAAAGCCGAGTAA
- the pilB gene encoding type IV-A pilus assembly ATPase PilB — translation MNDIALSGLAKQLVLAELLTDKSAQQAYQQSLRNRISLVTYLVQNKLVQSRQIAEIASEHFGIALLDLNCLNKEAQPKGLVSEKLLRQHHALPLWRRGNKLFVGVSDPTNHQAINDIQFSTGLNTEAILVEDDKLSDAIEKFFDSHSTGLEDMADVDLDGVDIDSIDGHNQDAIAGQDADDAPVVRFVHKMLLDAIKSGSSDLHFEPYEKTYRVRMRTDGMLREVAKPPIQLANRIAARLKVMASLDISERRKPQDGRIKMRLSKSKSIDFRVNTLPTLWGEKVVIRILDPSSAQMGIDALGYESDQKDLYMAALKQPQGMILVTGPTGSGKTVSLYTGLNILNTVDINISTAEDPVEINMEGINQVNVNPKQGLGFAQALRSFLRQDPDVIMVGEIRDLETAEIAIKAAQTGHLVLSTLHTNSAAETLTRLHNMGIQGFNIATSVSLIIAQRLARKLCSHCKKPIDIPREALIKEGFPEERIGSFTIYEPVGCDQCNVGYKGRVGIYEVVKNTPDLQRLIMAEGNSLEIDIQMRKDGFNDLRTSGLIKAMQGITSLEEINRVTKD, via the coding sequence ATGAATGACATCGCCCTTAGCGGTCTGGCCAAGCAATTGGTGCTGGCCGAACTGCTCACTGATAAAAGCGCGCAACAGGCGTATCAGCAGTCCCTTCGCAATCGCATCTCCCTGGTCACGTACCTGGTGCAGAACAAACTGGTGCAAAGCCGCCAGATTGCCGAGATCGCATCGGAACACTTTGGCATAGCCTTGCTGGACCTCAACTGCCTGAACAAGGAGGCCCAGCCCAAGGGACTGGTCAGCGAGAAACTGCTCCGTCAGCACCACGCCCTGCCCCTCTGGCGGCGCGGCAACAAGTTGTTCGTGGGCGTTTCCGACCCGACCAATCATCAAGCCATCAATGACATCCAGTTCAGCACCGGGCTGAATACCGAAGCCATCCTGGTGGAGGACGACAAGCTCAGCGACGCCATCGAGAAATTTTTCGACAGCCACAGTACCGGCCTGGAAGACATGGCCGACGTCGACCTCGATGGCGTCGACATCGATTCGATCGATGGCCACAACCAGGACGCCATCGCCGGGCAAGACGCCGACGACGCGCCGGTGGTGCGCTTTGTCCACAAGATGTTGCTCGACGCGATCAAGAGCGGCTCATCCGACCTGCACTTCGAACCCTACGAGAAAACCTACCGCGTGCGGATGCGCACCGACGGCATGCTGCGTGAAGTCGCCAAGCCACCGATTCAACTGGCCAACCGCATCGCTGCGCGCCTGAAAGTCATGGCCAGCCTCGACATCTCCGAGCGACGCAAACCGCAGGACGGGCGGATCAAGATGCGCCTGTCCAAGAGCAAGTCCATCGACTTCCGGGTCAATACCCTGCCGACCCTGTGGGGCGAGAAAGTGGTGATCCGGATCCTCGACCCGTCCAGCGCCCAAATGGGCATCGACGCCCTTGGCTACGAGTCGGACCAGAAAGATCTGTACATGGCCGCGTTGAAGCAGCCGCAAGGGATGATTCTGGTGACCGGCCCCACCGGTTCGGGCAAGACCGTGTCGCTCTATACCGGGCTGAATATTCTCAACACTGTGGACATCAATATCTCCACCGCCGAAGACCCGGTGGAGATCAACATGGAAGGCATCAACCAGGTCAACGTCAATCCCAAGCAAGGACTGGGTTTTGCCCAGGCACTGCGCTCGTTTTTGCGCCAGGACCCGGACGTGATCATGGTCGGCGAAATTCGCGATCTGGAAACCGCCGAAATTGCTATCAAGGCCGCCCAGACCGGGCACCTGGTGCTATCGACCCTGCACACCAACAGCGCGGCGGAAACCCTGACCCGCCTGCACAACATGGGGATTCAGGGATTCAACATCGCCACTTCGGTCAGCCTGATCATCGCCCAGCGCCTGGCGCGCAAACTGTGCAGCCATTGCAAGAAACCCATCGATATTCCCCGCGAGGCATTGATCAAGGAAGGCTTCCCCGAGGAACGCATTGGCTCGTTCACGATCTATGAACCGGTCGGTTGCGACCAGTGCAATGTTGGCTACAAGGGGCGCGTGGGGATTTATGAAGTGGTGAAGAACACACCAGACCTGCAACGACTGATCATGGCCGAAGGCAATTCGCTGGAAATCGATATCCAGATGCGCAAGGACGGCTTCAACGATCTGCGTACTTCCGGGCTGATCAAGGCCATGCAGGGCATCACCAGCCTTGAAGAAATCAACCGGGTCACCAAGGACTGA
- the yacG gene encoding DNA gyrase inhibitor YacG: MSQTPTVECPTCGAPVEWSSESKFRPFCSDRCKLIDLGAWASEEHKIPVAPDAEDELFSGDFDPRH; this comes from the coding sequence ATGAGCCAGACCCCAACCGTTGAATGCCCGACCTGCGGCGCCCCTGTCGAATGGAGTTCCGAGAGTAAATTCCGGCCGTTCTGCTCCGACCGTTGCAAACTGATCGACCTGGGCGCGTGGGCATCGGAAGAACACAAGATTCCAGTGGCACCCGATGCCGAGGACGAGTTGTTCAGCGGCGACTTCGACCCGCGTCACTGA